In the genome of Hyphobacterium sp. CCMP332, one region contains:
- a CDS encoding T9SS type A sorting domain-containing protein has translation MRIFAVLFFIIFSFNAYSQNYLDEIIDIEKKQFLASNRSFQSGVGNEYDLKYHRFYWEIDPAVNFIKGYVYSEFEVLASTDHIRFDFRDNMSIDSILFRASSIPYTLSNGVLDINLNVFLNPGEKDSIKVFYQGIPMSSGFGSWQYGSHNTGPIISTLSEPYGAMDWWPCKQSLNDKIDSVDVFLEIPDQYLAASNGVLKSTVLLGGNKKVMHWSHRYPIAAYLIAISVSNYVEFSNYLPTSNNDSLEILNYCFPQSLGNWQNLSTEIVPLLQLFDSLFEPYPFANEKYGHAEWELGGGMEHQTMSFMGSLNLGLMAHELAHQWFGDKITCASWKDIWLNEGFATYLTGLAFENGYGVGNNLWYNWRVSTIGSATSQVDGSVYVDDTSSVSRIFSGRLSYNKAALLLHMLRWKMGDDDFFGAIRTYLQDSTLAFSYANTGNLKYYLELESGMNLDEFFNDWFYGEGYPTYNLFLEKNQSGEYELTVNQDQSHSSVSFFEMPIAVEFRGLGFDSTMVFNHTTDGEVFTFRLPFEVWAYEFDPDLWICAKSTTTLAFDGTVSNNKIDVYPNPADELIFIDLKNFNERLSQIELLDYSGKVQNINPIKSETHLWRIPISYLPSGMYYLRISLDNTLIIHRFIVEK, from the coding sequence ATGAGAATTTTTGCTGTTCTTTTCTTTATTATTTTTTCTTTCAATGCTTATTCCCAGAATTATTTGGATGAGATTATTGATATTGAAAAAAAGCAATTTCTAGCATCAAATCGATCATTTCAATCGGGAGTCGGAAATGAATATGATTTAAAATATCACAGATTTTATTGGGAGATAGATCCTGCCGTAAATTTTATCAAGGGTTATGTTTATTCGGAATTTGAAGTCTTGGCTTCAACTGACCACATAAGGTTTGATTTCCGAGATAATATGTCCATCGATTCAATTTTGTTTCGCGCTTCTTCAATTCCTTATACACTAAGCAATGGAGTGCTCGACATTAATTTGAATGTCTTTTTAAACCCGGGCGAAAAAGATTCAATTAAGGTGTTTTATCAAGGCATTCCAATGAGCAGTGGTTTTGGATCCTGGCAATATGGATCACACAATACAGGCCCGATAATTTCCACACTTTCAGAACCCTATGGTGCCATGGATTGGTGGCCTTGTAAGCAAAGTTTGAATGATAAAATTGATTCTGTTGATGTATTTTTAGAAATACCTGATCAATATCTGGCGGCATCAAATGGGGTACTTAAAAGTACTGTTTTATTAGGTGGCAATAAAAAAGTTATGCATTGGTCACACCGTTATCCTATTGCGGCTTATTTAATTGCCATTTCAGTTTCAAATTATGTGGAGTTTTCAAATTATCTGCCAACCTCAAATAATGACAGCTTAGAAATATTGAATTATTGTTTTCCGCAATCACTGGGAAATTGGCAAAATTTATCTACTGAGATCGTACCATTATTGCAATTATTCGACAGTTTGTTTGAACCTTATCCTTTTGCAAATGAAAAATACGGCCATGCAGAGTGGGAACTCGGTGGAGGCATGGAACATCAAACCATGAGCTTTATGGGTTCCCTGAATCTGGGGCTTATGGCACATGAGTTAGCCCATCAGTGGTTTGGTGATAAAATCACCTGTGCCTCCTGGAAAGACATATGGCTAAATGAAGGTTTTGCAACTTATTTGACGGGATTGGCTTTTGAAAACGGCTATGGGGTAGGGAATAATCTCTGGTACAATTGGAGGGTTTCAACCATTGGCAGTGCCACAAGTCAGGTGGATGGTTCTGTTTATGTGGATGATACAAGTTCTGTAAGCAGAATTTTCAGTGGTAGGCTCAGTTATAATAAGGCTGCATTGCTTTTGCATATGCTTCGTTGGAAAATGGGCGATGATGACTTTTTTGGTGCAATTAGAACTTATCTGCAGGATTCTACTTTAGCTTTTTCTTATGCCAATACTGGTAATTTAAAGTACTATTTAGAACTGGAAAGTGGAATGAATCTGGATGAGTTTTTTAACGATTGGTTTTATGGAGAGGGTTACCCAACTTACAATTTATTTCTCGAAAAAAATCAAAGTGGTGAATACGAACTGACCGTGAATCAGGATCAATCCCACAGCAGTGTATCGTTTTTTGAAATGCCAATTGCCGTTGAATTCAGAGGCTTAGGTTTTGATAGCACTATGGTATTTAATCATACGACAGATGGAGAGGTATTTACGTTTAGATTGCCATTTGAAGTATGGGCCTATGAATTTGATCCCGACTTATGGATTTGCGCAAAATCGACAACAACTCTTGCTTTTGATGGTACGGTTTCAAACAATAAAATCGATGTATATCCTAACCCGGCAGATGAGCTAATATTCATAGACTTGAAAAACTTTAACGAAAGGCTATCTCAGATAGAGCTATTAGATTATTCGGGTAAAGTGCAGAATATCAATCCGATAAAATCTGAAACACATTTATGGAGAATCCCCATCTCTTATTTGCCTTCAGGGATGTATTATTTAAGAATTAGCCTCGATAACACTCTTATTATTCACAGGTTTATCGTCGAAAAGTAA
- a CDS encoding T9SS type A sorting domain-containing protein, whose product MRIALILIWLLLLNCSISAQPLITNGEYFIDYDPGLGNGVPFTFPASQDVIQNLAIDVDTLSNNLHNLYLRVQDANGLWSLNSVHPFLKITPSNTDIVKAEYFFDSDPGLGNGTDIPIIADTNLTINTPVNIASLSSGLHIFYTRVQNGQGFWSMTEIRPFFKVENSNTPITDIEYFWDIDPGEGNATSVTFTSSNNVTVVFSPAYAGLPDGFHNFYVRVKNQNNFWSLTNSQPFYKLTDPTSDISQIEYFWDNDPGEGLGTQVPFSADSNVTVVFPADLNSIADGFHNFYIRVRNAQGFWSLTSIRPVFKVSDANSNIAAMEYFIDIDPGFGNGTSIVLDSIVRDITQNTLIDLTGVPGGIHTLYVRAQNDDGLWSLTHNRPFFKTSGGADVVKIEYFFDSDPGHGNGFSIPLGSTQDTAWNGVIDLTAIPQGYHNLYVRTQSSDGSWSLTHNRRFAWCNGPQINIGTLTDTICLGATINVWDSTTNLDASTKYEWDWESDGLVDDTTLGPVSHTYLDTGTYFLTLVATSFDTCYDSAAFRVTVLPPPVANFVADTACRTFLTSFSDSSFTVLPTQYAWDFDNDFIGDSSTVGNVQHIFPSAGIFSVNLLLDMGYNCLDTFTANVEVKEQPVPLYIAPGNCLGEITNLNDVSTNVLPAAKYFWDVQPDGIIDDSTVGSINRIYPDTGLYFPQLIIDNQNGCIDTASRGVKIHGLPLLNTTQTSPTCFGGFDGSATVNVLGDPTKYTYRWTDENNQNTQTAVGLYARRYLVSVVDSNGCFNRDTIDVINPPKIDLVITSSNDATCGLSNGNATLAINSGVPPFELNWTNGDTTLFISNLDAGIYIATVTDAQGCSNIVPALISNTNAPSVTVNSVTDVTCFGDEDGAVDVNVTGGATPYSFNWSNGDTTEDITNLSPGPYEIIVTGSDGCLSIVQAIVGEPDKILVDVQGFESYCGLPAGSAQSSVIGGLGPISYLWSTGGTGPSISNLDAGVYTLNVTDTNNCTEVGYVAISDTGSATIFIDSLIDVTCGLVNGAMYIKVLKVRGQPQFLWENGDTTEDHINVDVGLHYVQVADSNNCKAFEFGVLDYIAPIPNPICMITTDTLDSVANTEAIFVVWEKLSNPAVESYNVYRESTQSGVYYRVGNIKKTDPGLFIDSTSDIQNRWWRYKITVLDSCGNESDINAVAASAHKTINLNSTINAARDSAFLIWDQYIGFQFTDYLIYRYDNFTNSYTWVDTVPSTQRKYIDTSFPQNADSIYYFIFAENAFECDPNKDSDYTKTRSNPSFASRIFIGMADIDLNNKLKIYPNPAGEKVYIDYSENINEILVTNLNGVLIKKIKGFKPEKGISLKNIPSGVYFIKIETADGLMVRKIIKD is encoded by the coding sequence TTGAGAATTGCTTTAATATTAATATGGCTTCTATTGCTGAATTGCAGCATCTCTGCTCAGCCTCTCATAACAAATGGAGAATATTTCATTGATTATGATCCGGGATTAGGCAATGGAGTCCCATTTACTTTTCCGGCAAGTCAGGATGTAATTCAAAATTTAGCCATTGATGTTGATACTTTAAGTAATAATCTTCATAACCTATATTTAAGAGTTCAGGATGCCAATGGCTTGTGGAGTTTAAACTCAGTACATCCATTTCTTAAGATCACACCTTCCAATACTGACATAGTCAAAGCAGAATACTTTTTTGATTCCGATCCCGGACTGGGAAATGGAACTGATATTCCGATTATAGCCGATACCAATTTAACAATTAATACCCCGGTAAATATTGCTTCATTAAGTTCAGGCCTTCATATTTTTTATACTCGAGTACAAAATGGCCAGGGGTTTTGGAGCATGACAGAAATACGTCCATTTTTTAAAGTTGAAAATTCAAATACTCCAATCACAGATATAGAATATTTTTGGGATATTGATCCGGGAGAGGGAAATGCGACTTCGGTTACATTTACATCTTCAAATAACGTAACGGTTGTATTTAGCCCTGCATATGCTGGTTTACCGGATGGTTTTCACAATTTCTATGTCCGCGTAAAAAACCAAAACAATTTTTGGAGTTTAACTAACAGTCAACCCTTTTATAAATTGACTGATCCAACTTCTGATATTTCTCAAATTGAATATTTCTGGGATAATGATCCGGGTGAGGGTTTAGGAACTCAAGTGCCATTTTCCGCGGATTCAAATGTTACCGTAGTATTCCCTGCTGATTTAAATAGCATAGCAGATGGTTTTCATAATTTCTATATCAGGGTAAGAAATGCTCAGGGTTTTTGGAGCTTGACAAGTATTAGACCGGTATTTAAAGTTTCCGATGCCAATTCCAACATTGCGGCTATGGAGTATTTTATTGATATCGACCCCGGCTTTGGAAATGGAACCTCAATTGTTTTAGATTCTATCGTAAGAGACATCACTCAAAATACCCTGATCGATCTGACAGGAGTTCCTGGTGGAATTCATACTTTGTATGTGCGCGCTCAAAATGATGATGGATTATGGAGTTTAACACATAACCGTCCCTTCTTCAAGACTTCCGGAGGTGCTGATGTGGTTAAAATCGAATACTTTTTTGATTCAGACCCGGGCCACGGAAACGGTTTTTCAATACCCTTAGGTTCAACACAGGATACCGCCTGGAATGGAGTAATTGACCTTACGGCGATCCCCCAGGGCTATCACAATTTATATGTAAGAACGCAATCATCAGATGGCTCATGGTCTTTAACGCATAACAGGAGATTTGCATGGTGCAACGGCCCTCAAATTAATATTGGAACATTAACCGATACCATTTGTCTTGGAGCAACGATAAATGTCTGGGACTCAACTACTAATCTCGATGCAAGTACAAAATACGAATGGGATTGGGAATCGGATGGCCTTGTTGATGATACCACGCTCGGACCGGTAAGCCATACTTATCTGGATACAGGTACGTACTTTTTAACATTGGTTGCCACAAGTTTTGATACCTGTTATGACAGTGCGGCATTTCGGGTAACTGTTTTGCCACCACCGGTAGCAAATTTTGTCGCCGATACAGCCTGTCGTACCTTTCTCACCAGTTTTTCAGACTCCAGTTTCACTGTACTACCAACGCAATATGCCTGGGACTTTGACAATGATTTTATAGGTGATTCTTCAACTGTTGGTAATGTTCAACACATTTTCCCTTCAGCCGGAATATTTTCGGTAAATCTACTCCTGGATATGGGCTATAATTGTCTGGATACATTTACAGCTAATGTGGAAGTAAAGGAGCAGCCTGTTCCTCTGTACATAGCACCGGGAAATTGCCTTGGAGAAATTACCAACCTCAATGATGTTAGCACTAACGTACTTCCGGCGGCGAAGTATTTCTGGGATGTTCAGCCTGATGGTATAATTGATGATTCAACAGTTGGTTCAATTAACAGAATATATCCGGATACCGGTTTGTATTTTCCTCAACTGATAATTGATAACCAAAATGGTTGTATCGATACTGCCAGCAGGGGTGTTAAAATTCATGGACTGCCATTACTCAATACAACACAAACTTCGCCAACCTGCTTTGGTGGATTCGACGGTTCTGCTACCGTGAATGTTTTGGGAGATCCGACCAAATACACATATCGATGGACCGATGAAAATAACCAGAATACTCAGACGGCAGTCGGTTTATATGCCCGACGCTATCTTGTCAGTGTTGTAGATAGCAACGGTTGTTTTAACAGAGATACAATAGATGTAATTAATCCACCGAAAATTGACTTGGTAATTACCTCATCCAATGATGCAACTTGTGGCTTAAGCAATGGAAATGCCACGCTCGCAATCAATAGCGGAGTTCCTCCTTTTGAATTAAATTGGACAAATGGCGATACGACTTTATTTATAAGCAATCTAGATGCGGGTATTTACATAGCTACTGTTACCGATGCCCAGGGTTGCAGCAATATAGTTCCGGCTCTGATCAGCAATACCAATGCGCCTTCAGTTACTGTTAATAGTGTCACTGATGTCACCTGTTTTGGCGATGAAGACGGGGCAGTCGATGTAAACGTAACCGGTGGTGCAACACCGTATTCCTTTAATTGGTCAAACGGAGATACAACAGAAGATATCACGAATTTATCTCCAGGACCTTATGAAATTATTGTTACCGGAAGTGACGGATGTCTTTCTATAGTGCAGGCGATTGTGGGAGAACCCGATAAAATTCTCGTAGATGTACAGGGATTTGAGTCTTATTGTGGACTACCGGCAGGGTCGGCACAGTCAAGTGTAATTGGAGGCCTGGGGCCAATATCCTATTTATGGTCCACCGGAGGTACAGGACCATCCATTTCTAATTTGGATGCCGGAGTTTACACGTTGAACGTCACCGATACCAACAACTGTACAGAAGTGGGATATGTTGCAATTAGCGATACCGGATCTGCAACCATATTTATCGATTCTTTAATCGATGTGACCTGTGGATTGGTCAATGGAGCAATGTATATCAAAGTATTAAAAGTTAGAGGTCAGCCTCAATTTTTATGGGAAAACGGGGATACAACCGAAGACCATATCAATGTAGATGTGGGGTTGCATTATGTGCAAGTGGCCGATAGCAATAATTGTAAAGCCTTTGAATTTGGAGTTTTAGATTATATCGCACCTATTCCAAATCCAATTTGCATGATTACTACAGATACTCTGGACTCGGTAGCCAATACAGAAGCCATATTTGTGGTATGGGAAAAGTTGAGTAACCCGGCAGTGGAGAGTTATAATGTGTACAGAGAAAGTACGCAAAGTGGTGTTTATTATCGTGTAGGCAATATCAAGAAAACAGATCCGGGATTGTTTATCGATTCTACTTCGGATATTCAAAACAGGTGGTGGAGATATAAGATTACTGTTTTGGATAGTTGTGGCAATGAATCTGATATTAATGCAGTAGCCGCTTCCGCCCATAAAACAATCAATCTTAATTCCACAATTAATGCAGCCAGAGATTCGGCATTCCTGATATGGGATCAGTACATAGGTTTTCAATTTACCGATTACCTAATTTACAGATATGATAATTTTACCAATAGCTACACCTGGGTTGACACCGTTCCTTCGACTCAAAGAAAATACATAGATACATCCTTCCCTCAGAATGCCGACTCCATATACTATTTCATATTTGCAGAAAATGCATTTGAATGTGATCCAAATAAAGATTCAGATTACACAAAAACAAGATCGAACCCTTCCTTTGCAAGTCGGATATTTATAGGCATGGCAGACATTGATTTAAACAATAAGCTTAAAATATATCCGAATCCGGCAGGAGAGAAAGTCTATATTGATTATTCTGAAAATATTAATGAGATTCTTGTAACAAATTTGAATGGCGTGCTCATCAAAAAAATTAAAGGATTCAAACCTGAAAAAGGAATAAGTCTCAAAAACATACCCTCCGGAGTTTATTTTATAAAAATCGAAACTGCCGACGGTCTCATGGTCAGAAAAATAATTAAGGACTAA
- a CDS encoding T9SS type A sorting domain-containing protein, which produces MKRFANTIFSLFVVIILNTGCLFAQCSFLSGNSSENFSTSSLCAPVTVSWDIEYSFIAPVDPSKVFFRFEWNDPGSTIQDVSANCTGLDCMPSSGTQFFTYPSTGSDCEYFPKVTLAYDDNGNGSIESNELCLSSERNKSIRSWATDNTGTGLLGVNPSNTEQCVGEALSNFQIQDITIPNCGSVSLSNPNQLTRWVQFVYGDQNAISPQIPNVSIDTGGGIVQLTDNSGNLLAPFYGPIIEIPPLVSIADLNEISYPLSFGSNTTIGESFKIFLRNWNTCNPYDSLPFNGLPPNDPLNGDFAPETTASDIQIIGPTVAQAGADQEICGNSTFLNANSAIVGIGQWSQISGPGPLLINDINAPNTAVNFSGSNYGVYDLEWRIDFNSCLSMDTIQIIFNPSSTVPVCGPDQNICGLSTNLMANTINVGYGYWTQVGGPTGLSIADTSDPQSQITAVNYGTYVLEWRSKNANCPELSDQIEITFDESPSNAIAGIDFSACGNTTTLNGAIPSVGSGIWTVISSPQNSNPLFTNIGSPTSNLQIDSFGIYDLVWTVTNGVCNASSDTVQVTFIQNPSLSNAGPNQYICGLSATLSGNTPSVGQGNWTKLSGPGGAITFNTSSNDPQTSITVPGYGTYVLEWTISNANCAVSFDQVTINFYEPPSIADAGIDQQICGNNTVLNAGIVSVGTGIWSLLNSPTGSNPFIANPLNRNSVVLIDTFGTYTLAWTTSNGVCSTNSDTVNLDFYQSPGIPVAGPDQFVCGQNTALQGNMPDAGMGTWVQVAGPSGLTINATNDPFTSISSTNYGTYVLEWRFSNTSCPTLTDQVQITFDASPTTADAGPDKLICGTSTSLEALPVSVGTGQWTVLSSPSGSNASFSNIAANNSTLNIDSFGVYILKWTSSNGICPSSEDNVKISFAEIPDYTVSSQTATRCFGNCDATLSLQGIKGTAPHFFNLTGKENLEGNSFSNLCAGNYQITVTDKNGCQNSGIINISEADSIEAIPSVTNATCGLNDGSINLSAFGGTGNLSFQWNNGVISQNINNLVSGLYVATIRDQNNCIELLSVAVNDIGGPTVNVNNVTNVTCHGNADGAIDLAIGANSTYLWSNGETTEDIINLQAGPYFVRALDTSSNCKTFRLVNVSEPDPISIALSINEPGCGLMDGTASVIVSGGNGSNTINWSGGGMGSSVNGLSAGLHNVTVSDFKGCILSKNFTVSDEGAPLIFTDSIINVNCGSNSGAIYISTTGNSLDHSYLWSNNDTTEDLINIPVGNYTLEVTDTVGCKGFYNQNVIQETSVIPEICMVSVGVQDSGVYNRNNTVLWSKLTDPDAFDRFKIYRETTSAGVYQHIGTVSAKDPGIFVDSISNPFLKSYRYKISVVDTCGIESALSGHHKTIHLVQSIALASNTVNLLWDAYEGFSYSTFYIYRNSDSLGWELLDSVASNSFSYTDTPPFSITDPNLFYSIVINSPQDCDPNKDSDYTKTRSNPSSAIYSPPFASLNDNSFLTPKLEVFPVPAKHKVFLRSNNAIVGLKYSILTINGLVLRSSEYSSNGIEIGDLSDGIYILKLEGKNRLQNIRFIKN; this is translated from the coding sequence ATGAAAAGATTTGCCAATACTATTTTTAGTCTTTTTGTTGTAATTATTTTAAATACCGGCTGCCTCTTTGCGCAGTGCAGTTTTTTATCTGGAAATAGCTCTGAAAATTTTTCTACATCGAGTTTGTGTGCTCCTGTCACTGTATCCTGGGATATAGAATATTCATTTATTGCTCCTGTTGACCCTTCAAAAGTATTTTTTCGTTTTGAATGGAATGATCCCGGAAGTACAATTCAGGATGTTTCTGCCAATTGCACGGGATTGGATTGCATGCCTTCTAGTGGCACCCAGTTTTTTACTTATCCATCAACTGGAAGTGATTGCGAATATTTCCCCAAAGTTACATTGGCTTATGATGACAATGGAAATGGATCAATTGAATCAAATGAATTATGTCTATCTTCAGAGAGGAATAAATCAATCAGAAGCTGGGCTACAGATAATACCGGCACAGGATTATTGGGGGTAAACCCTTCCAATACTGAACAATGTGTGGGCGAAGCATTAAGCAATTTCCAAATTCAGGATATTACCATCCCCAATTGTGGTTCTGTTTCACTTTCTAATCCAAATCAATTAACACGCTGGGTTCAATTTGTTTACGGCGATCAAAATGCTATCTCACCTCAAATTCCCAATGTTAGCATAGACACAGGAGGTGGCATAGTTCAGCTAACCGATAATAGTGGAAATTTACTTGCCCCATTCTATGGGCCGATAATTGAAATTCCCCCGCTGGTTTCAATTGCCGACTTAAATGAAATTAGTTATCCACTGAGTTTTGGATCGAATACAACAATAGGAGAATCGTTTAAGATATTTTTAAGAAACTGGAATACCTGTAATCCGTATGATTCATTGCCTTTTAATGGTCTTCCACCCAATGATCCTTTAAATGGAGACTTTGCTCCCGAAACCACCGCTTCCGACATCCAGATTATAGGCCCAACTGTGGCTCAGGCGGGTGCAGATCAGGAAATTTGCGGCAACAGTACTTTTTTAAATGCAAATTCCGCAATTGTAGGGATTGGGCAGTGGTCACAAATTTCAGGACCGGGGCCATTACTGATCAATGATATAAATGCACCCAATACGGCAGTTAATTTTTCCGGTTCTAATTATGGAGTATATGATCTGGAATGGCGCATAGATTTTAACTCCTGTCTAAGTATGGACACCATTCAAATTATTTTTAATCCTTCTTCTACCGTACCTGTATGTGGTCCCGATCAAAATATTTGCGGTTTATCTACTAACCTAATGGCCAATACAATAAATGTTGGTTATGGCTATTGGACTCAGGTTGGCGGCCCTACGGGTCTTTCAATTGCTGATACCAGCGATCCACAGAGTCAAATTACAGCAGTCAATTATGGTACTTATGTACTCGAATGGAGATCTAAAAATGCAAATTGCCCCGAACTCTCCGATCAAATTGAAATTACCTTTGATGAAAGTCCTTCTAATGCAATTGCGGGTATTGATTTTTCAGCCTGTGGCAATACTACTACATTGAATGGGGCAATACCAAGCGTAGGTTCGGGAATTTGGACGGTGATATCATCTCCTCAAAATTCAAATCCGCTTTTTACCAATATTGGAAGTCCCACTTCTAATTTACAAATCGATTCCTTTGGAATTTACGATTTGGTGTGGACCGTTACCAATGGTGTCTGCAATGCAAGCAGCGATACCGTGCAAGTCACATTTATCCAAAACCCAAGTCTATCCAATGCGGGCCCCAACCAGTACATTTGTGGCCTATCAGCAACACTTTCAGGAAATACACCTTCTGTTGGACAAGGAAACTGGACAAAACTATCTGGGCCGGGTGGAGCTATAACTTTTAATACTTCTTCAAATGACCCGCAAACTTCTATTACCGTTCCCGGATATGGCACCTATGTTCTTGAATGGACTATCAGCAATGCGAATTGTGCTGTTTCTTTCGATCAAGTTACCATTAACTTTTATGAACCTCCTTCAATCGCTGATGCAGGTATAGATCAACAGATTTGTGGAAATAATACAGTGCTGAATGCGGGAATCGTAAGCGTTGGAACAGGGATTTGGTCTTTGCTTAATTCTCCAACAGGTTCAAATCCTTTTATAGCTAACCCTTTAAATAGAAATTCAGTTGTTCTTATTGATACATTTGGCACATATACACTGGCCTGGACAACCAGTAATGGGGTATGCAGTACAAACTCTGATACAGTTAATTTGGACTTTTATCAAAGCCCGGGTATACCTGTGGCAGGTCCAGATCAATTTGTTTGCGGGCAAAATACAGCTTTACAAGGTAACATGCCGGATGCCGGTATGGGAACGTGGGTTCAGGTAGCCGGTCCTTCCGGATTAACAATAAATGCAACTAATGATCCTTTTACATCAATAAGTTCTACGAACTATGGCACTTATGTACTTGAGTGGCGATTTTCGAATACCAGTTGCCCGACTCTGACCGATCAGGTACAAATAACATTTGATGCTTCTCCCACGACAGCAGACGCCGGTCCTGACAAATTGATTTGCGGAACGTCTACAAGCTTAGAGGCATTGCCTGTGAGCGTTGGAACCGGGCAATGGACGGTGCTTTCTTCACCAAGTGGTTCAAATGCGTCATTTTCAAATATTGCTGCTAATAACTCCACATTAAACATCGACTCTTTTGGTGTCTATATCTTAAAATGGACGAGTTCAAATGGTATATGTCCTTCATCAGAGGACAATGTGAAAATAAGCTTTGCCGAGATTCCTGATTATACAGTGAGTAGTCAAACAGCAACTCGATGTTTTGGAAATTGTGATGCCACCTTGAGTCTACAGGGTATTAAAGGAACCGCCCCACATTTTTTTAATTTAACCGGGAAAGAAAATCTGGAAGGCAATTCATTTTCAAACCTTTGCGCCGGGAATTATCAAATTACGGTTACGGATAAAAATGGATGTCAAAATTCAGGAATCATAAATATTTCTGAAGCGGATAGCATTGAAGCCATACCTTCTGTTACAAATGCCACCTGTGGATTAAATGATGGTTCTATCAATTTATCTGCATTCGGAGGTACGGGAAATTTGAGCTTTCAATGGAACAATGGCGTTATTTCTCAGAACATCAATAATCTGGTCAGCGGCTTATATGTTGCCACCATCCGAGATCAAAATAATTGTATTGAATTGCTTTCTGTGGCTGTCAATGATATTGGTGGACCCACAGTCAATGTGAATAACGTCACAAATGTGACATGTCATGGAAATGCAGATGGAGCCATTGATTTGGCAATAGGAGCTAACAGCACTTATTTATGGTCAAATGGAGAAACAACGGAAGACATTATCAACCTGCAAGCCGGGCCATATTTTGTTAGGGCTTTGGATACCTCCAGCAATTGTAAAACTTTTAGACTGGTTAATGTGTCTGAACCTGATCCGATTAGTATTGCACTTTCCATAAATGAACCGGGTTGTGGTTTAATGGATGGTACTGCCTCTGTTATCGTAAGTGGAGGTAATGGAAGCAATACCATCAATTGGAGCGGAGGTGGAATGGGAAGCTCGGTAAACGGTCTTTCAGCCGGTTTACACAATGTAACTGTGAGTGACTTTAAAGGGTGTATATTGAGCAAAAACTTTACCGTTTCGGATGAAGGAGCGCCTTTAATTTTTACCGATTCAATTATAAATGTTAACTGTGGATCTAATTCCGGTGCGATTTATATCAGTACAACAGGAAATTCATTGGATCATAGTTATCTATGGTCAAACAATGATACGACAGAAGATTTAATTAACATACCAGTTGGGAACTATACATTAGAGGTAACTGATACAGTGGGGTGCAAAGGTTTTTATAATCAGAATGTCATTCAGGAAACATCAGTCATACCTGAGATTTGTATGGTATCAGTGGGTGTTCAGGATTCAGGTGTATACAATCGGAATAATACCGTATTATGGAGTAAATTGACTGATCCGGATGCTTTTGATCGCTTTAAAATATACAGAGAAACCACCAGCGCAGGCGTGTATCAGCATATCGGAACTGTATCTGCCAAGGATCCGGGTATTTTTGTAGATTCAATTTCCAATCCGTTTTTAAAATCATACAGATACAAGATATCCGTTGTAGATACCTGTGGAATTGAATCAGCACTTTCAGGTCATCACAAAACAATTCATCTGGTGCAAAGCATTGCCTTAGCCAGTAATACAGTCAATCTGTTATGGGATGCTTACGAGGGATTTTCTTATAGCACATTTTATATTTACCGAAATTCAGATTCACTGGGTTGGGAATTATTGGATTCCGTAGCCTCTAATTCATTTAGTTATACAGATACACCTCCATTTTCAATAACTGATCCAAATCTATTCTATTCAATTGTGATAAATTCACCACAAGATTGTGACCCAAATAAAGATTCGGATTATACCAAAACAAGATCAAATCCATCATCTGCAATTTATAGCCCACCTTTTGCTTCTTTAAATGATAATTCATTTTTAACACCCAAATTGGAAGTATTTCCGGTTCCGGCGAAGCACAAAGTCTTTCTAAGAAGCAATAACGCTATAGTGGGTCTGAAATATTCAATACTGACCATAAACGGGCTTGTTCTCAGAAGCTCAGAATACAGTTCAAATGGAATTGAAATTGGAGACCTTTCTGATGGAATTTATATTTTAAAACTTGAGGGTAAAAACAGGCTTCAGAACATCAGATTCATCAAAAATTAA